ACGAGGATGGGATCGTTATTTTGAATACGGCACTTGACGAAAAGTCCGTGCAAGAGGTCTTTGGAATCCGGAGCCGGATCGCACGCGTGGATGCCAACACCATCGCACGGGAGGTCCTGGGGCTTCCTATCACCAACACCACCATGCTCGGTGCCCTCCTCAAGGCGACGGGCATTGTTGGCCTGGATGCGATTGAGGACGCCATGGACAAGAGATTCGGAAGGCTTGCTGAGAAAAACAAGGCGGCCATGAGGCGGGCTTACGAGGAGACGATCGTCTCCGGATAATTTAAGGACCAAGGAGCGGGAATATGGCACAGATCGACGCCATTGTCGGATGGAAGGATTTACCTTTCGGCTGCCATGTCTATGAGCCGGGCAGTACAGCAAAATTCCGTACCGGGGACTGGAGGTCGCAACGACCCGTCCTCGACAAGGAGAAGTGCATAAGGTGCGGCATGTGTTGGGTCTTTTGCCCTGACATGTGCTATTCCCAGACGGAAGAGGGGTATTTCGAGGCGAACATGGAATACTGCAAGGGATGCGGCATCTGTGCCCATGAGTGTCCGAAGGACGCCATCACCATGGTTCCAGAGGAGGATTGACATGGGTAAGAGAGTAGGAATCGAGGTATCCATAGCCATAGCGGAAGCTGTAAAGCTCGCAAGGGCGGAAGTGATTGCCGCCTATCCCATCACACCCCAGACCCACATCGTCGAACATCTTTCCGAAATCATTGCCAATGGGGAACTCGATGCCGAGTTCATCACCGTGGAGTCCGAGCACGCGGCCATGAGCTGCTGTTGCGGATCATCCGCGGCAGGTGCGCGTACCTACACGGCTACGAGCTCCCAGGGACTCGCCCTCATGAGCGAGATCCTCTATCACCCTGGGCCCATGCGACTCCCCATCGTCATGACAGTGGCGAACCGGGCACTCGCTGCCCCTATCAGCATCTGGAACGACCATCAGGACATCATGGCACAGCGGGACATCGGCTGGATCCAGACCTTTGCGGAAAACGGCCAGGAGGCTGTGGACCTCACGCTTCATGCCTTCAGGGTGGCCGAGGACCGGAAGGTATCCCTGCCCGTGATCGTGAACATAGACGGATTCACCTTGAGCCACGTCATCGAGCCCATCGTGATTCCGGACCAGGAAGAGGTAGACGCATATCTCCCTGCGTTCAAGCCCAGGGTCCGACTTGACGTCAAGAAACCCGTCACCATGGGGCCGGTCGGGATCCCCGAGGTGTATACCGAGGCCAAGATGGCCCACAACGAGGCCATTAAGGCATCAAAGAGGGTGATCTTGCAGGGCTGGAAGGAGTTCGCCGAGATCTTCGGGCGCGAATACAACCCAGTGGAGACCTACCGGAGTGAGGACGCCGAGGTCCTTCTCGTGACCATGGGGAGCATCTCTGAGACGGCGATGACCGCTGTGGATGCCATGCGGGACAAGGGGACCTCTGTGGGGCTCGTCCGCATCAGGCTCTGGAGGCCGTTTCCTGGTCCGGAATTCCGCAAGGCCGCTGGAAAGGCCTCGGTGCTTGCGGTCATCGATCGGTGTCTGCCTCCGGGCGCGGTCTGTGGGCCGGTCGGCGCTGAACTCCGGTCCATCTTCTACAAGATGCCCGGGGCCCCAAAGATCTTCAGCTTCGTGGCTGGCCTTGGCGGGCGTGATGTCACTGTAGAACTTTTTGAGGAAATCGTCGACAAGGCGCGTGCGTACGCCAAAAAACGGCCGACTGAACTCTATGAGGTGATAGGGGTGCGAGAAAGATGATAACTGAACTCGAGAAATTCAAGGGATTTTCCGCCAAAAACCTCCCTAAGGAAGAGGGCCTTGCTCCTGGACACCGGGCATGCCAGGGGTGTGGAGAGGTCCTCGCGCTGCGCATGGTCATGAAGGCCCTCGGAAAGGACGTCATCGTCTGCTGCGCGACCGGCTGCATGGAGATCGTCACCACCCCCTTTCCCCAGACGTCCTGGCAGGTGCCGTGG
This genomic window from Deltaproteobacteria bacterium contains:
- the porA gene encoding pyruvate ferredoxin oxidoreductase; the encoded protein is MGKRVGIEVSIAIAEAVKLARAEVIAAYPITPQTHIVEHLSEIIANGELDAEFITVESEHAAMSCCCGSSAAGARTYTATSSQGLALMSEILYHPGPMRLPIVMTVANRALAAPISIWNDHQDIMAQRDIGWIQTFAENGQEAVDLTLHAFRVAEDRKVSLPVIVNIDGFTLSHVIEPIVIPDQEEVDAYLPAFKPRVRLDVKKPVTMGPVGIPEVYTEAKMAHNEAIKASKRVILQGWKEFAEIFGREYNPVETYRSEDAEVLLVTMGSISETAMTAVDAMRDKGTSVGLVRIRLWRPFPGPEFRKAAGKASVLAVIDRCLPPGAVCGPVGAELRSIFYKMPGAPKIFSFVAGLGGRDVTVELFEEIVDKARAYAKKRPTELYEVIGVRER
- a CDS encoding 2-oxoacid:acceptor oxidoreductase family protein, with protein sequence MKECRLHGRGGQGGVTSAELVATAAIAEGKYAQAFPSFGPERRGAPVAAFIRVSDGPIRTREKVYQPDIVVVLDASLPKLVKVSDGLHEDGIVILNTALDEKSVQEVFGIRSRIARVDANTIAREVLGLPITNTTMLGALLKATGIVGLDAIEDAMDKRFGRLAEKNKAAMRRAYEETIVSG
- a CDS encoding 4Fe-4S binding protein; the protein is MAQIDAIVGWKDLPFGCHVYEPGSTAKFRTGDWRSQRPVLDKEKCIRCGMCWVFCPDMCYSQTEEGYFEANMEYCKGCGICAHECPKDAITMVPEED